A single window of Colletes latitarsis isolate SP2378_abdomen chromosome 11, iyColLati1, whole genome shotgun sequence DNA harbors:
- the LOC143348442 gene encoding uncharacterized protein LOC143348442 — MEDIYAIIFTVILMFPFIVQLQMLIANPKKFLAIFHYYATNEDAEKRPTPTLLQHYPKESTIIEARSDSKMLLASLRTASSSPAMSRAESISKPGTPIKAMLTEAKHSSTFVKTDKVLPVVDITWTYSSYRYKTFESCLRDYYGTRYPPGEVVLNSMQLHLLDSNTNTNANVTGLFDFVKESELQLNGPGVSRKLEIEYLNPLNHFVTRQLGSPLTEDRFTETLREQADEDRRPSSHNAAWREDPIRDVITDREKNAGINRRSSRKIELPCKCNLSAPRRVYGPNDSRRRNVAGELTASLRPTT; from the exons ATGGAGGACATCTACGCTATAATATTCACCGTAATCCTGATGTTTCCTTTCATCGTCCAGTTGCAAATGCTAATC GCAAATCCAAAGAAGTTTCTGGCCATCttccactactacgcgaccaacGAGGACGCGGAGAAAAGACCGACGCCGACGCTGTTGCAACACTATCCGAAAGAATCGACAATAATCGAAGCCAGATCCGACTCGAAGATGCTGTTGGCCAGCTTGAGGACCGCCTCGTCGTCGCCGGCCATGTCGCGCGCGGAGTCGATCAGTAAACCGGGTACCCCGATTAAAGCGATGCTCACGGAAGCGAAACACTCGTCCACGTTCGTAAAAACGGACAAGGTGCTACCGGTGGTGGACATAACGTGGACCTACAGTTCGTACAGGTACAAAACGTTCGAATCGTGCCTACGAGATTACTATGGCACCAGGTATCCGCCCGGCGAAGTGGTATTGAATTCCATGCAGCTGCATCTGTTGGACtcgaacacgaacacgaacgCGAACGTGACCGGTCTCTTTGACTTCGTCAAAGAGAGCGAGCTGCAGCTGAACGGACCCGGGGTATCAAGGAAGCTGGAAATTGAGTATCTTAATCCGTTGAATCACTTTGTGACGAGGCAACTCGGCAGTCCGTTGACCGAGGATAGATTCACCGAAACGCTTCGCGAACAGGCGGACGAGGATCGTCGGCCATCGTCTCACAATGCAGCCTGGCGCGAGGATCCTATCAGAGACGTAATCACCGACCGGGAAAAGAATGCCGGGATCAATCGGAGATCCTCGAGAAAGATCGAACTCCCTTGCAAATGCAATTTGTCAGCGCCCCGGCGTGTTTACGGGCCGAACGATTCCCGACGAAGAAACGTAGCCGGGGAACTCACGGCCTCTTTGAGACCTACAACCTAG